Proteins found in one Actinomycetes bacterium genomic segment:
- a CDS encoding DNA topoisomerase IV subunit A: protein MARRTTKTPPPDDFDEKILDVDVSSEMEDSFLEYAYSVIYSRALPDARDGLKPVHRRILYQMADMGLRPDRGHVKSARVVGEVMGKLHPHGDGAIYDALVRMAQPFSMRVPLVDGHGNFGSLDDGPAAMRYTECRLDSAALLLTGSLDEDVVDFAPNYDGQLKEPEVLPAAFPNLLVNGASGIAVGMATNMAPHNLGEVIAAARHLIKHPTAGLDDLMRFVPGPDLPTGGMIVGLDGVREAYESGRGSFRIRATARVENVTPRKRGIVVTELPLSIGPEKVMEKISELVRAKRLQGISDLTDLSDGRNGLRVVIEVKNGFVPEAVLEQLYKLTPMEDTFGINNVALVDGQPRTLGLVELLRVYVEHRLDVVRRRSAYRRRRAEERLHLVEGLLVAILDIDEVISLIRSSDDAAQAKERLIQVFDLSEVQATHILDMPLRRLTKFSRIELETERDELQRTIAELTALLDDEAMLRQTVSDELAEVAKRFATPRRTVLLESAGQPTAAAAATPLEVPDDPCWVLLSSSGLLARTTTDGPLPPAGPRANHDVVTSIVRATARGEVGLVTSGGRLVRLSVLDLPALAQTSAAPTLAGGVPLGALLDLGAGEKALCLATLDPESTGLALGTERGVVKRVLPDYPSNRDGFEVIRLDDGDQVVGAVELVTGEEELVFVSSDAQLLHFPASVVRPQGRPAGGMAGIRLADGQRAVFFGAVAPGVDAQVVTIAGSSDALPGTEAGAGKVTPYDLYPGKGRGTGGVRCQRFLRGEDTLLLAHVGPAPARAATAAGTPADLPGPDPRRDGSGTALAQPVAAVAGPLSAAPAGSGG from the coding sequence ATGGCCCGCCGCACCACCAAGACCCCGCCCCCGGACGACTTCGATGAGAAGATCCTCGACGTCGACGTCTCCTCCGAGATGGAGGACTCGTTCCTCGAGTACGCCTACTCGGTCATCTACAGCCGGGCGCTGCCGGACGCTCGCGACGGCCTCAAGCCGGTGCACCGGCGGATCCTCTACCAGATGGCCGACATGGGGCTGCGGCCCGACCGGGGCCACGTCAAGAGCGCCCGGGTCGTCGGCGAGGTCATGGGCAAGCTGCACCCGCACGGCGACGGCGCGATCTACGACGCGCTCGTGCGGATGGCCCAGCCGTTCTCGATGCGGGTGCCGCTCGTCGACGGGCACGGCAACTTCGGCTCGCTGGACGACGGCCCGGCGGCCATGCGCTACACCGAGTGCCGGCTGGACTCCGCCGCGCTGCTGCTCACCGGCTCCCTCGACGAGGACGTCGTCGACTTCGCGCCGAACTACGACGGCCAGCTCAAGGAGCCGGAGGTCCTGCCCGCGGCGTTCCCCAACCTGCTGGTCAACGGTGCCTCCGGCATCGCCGTGGGCATGGCCACCAACATGGCCCCCCACAACCTCGGCGAGGTCATCGCCGCGGCCCGGCACCTGATCAAGCACCCCACCGCCGGCCTCGACGACCTGATGCGGTTCGTGCCCGGCCCGGACCTGCCCACCGGCGGCATGATCGTCGGGCTGGACGGCGTCCGCGAGGCCTACGAGAGCGGCCGCGGGTCGTTCCGGATCCGGGCCACCGCCCGGGTCGAGAACGTGACGCCGCGCAAGCGCGGCATCGTGGTGACCGAGCTGCCGCTGAGCATCGGCCCCGAGAAGGTCATGGAGAAGATCTCCGAGCTGGTCCGGGCCAAGCGGCTGCAGGGGATCTCCGACCTCACCGACCTGTCCGACGGCCGGAACGGCCTGCGGGTCGTCATCGAGGTGAAGAACGGCTTCGTGCCAGAAGCCGTGCTCGAGCAGCTGTACAAGCTGACCCCGATGGAGGACACCTTCGGGATCAACAACGTCGCGCTGGTCGACGGCCAGCCGCGCACGCTGGGCCTGGTCGAGCTGCTGCGGGTGTACGTGGAGCACCGGCTCGACGTCGTCCGGAGGCGCTCGGCGTACCGCCGTCGCCGGGCCGAGGAGCGGCTGCACCTGGTCGAAGGACTGCTCGTGGCCATCCTCGACATCGACGAAGTCATCTCGCTGATCCGCTCCTCCGACGACGCGGCGCAGGCCAAGGAGCGGCTGATCCAGGTCTTCGACCTGAGCGAGGTACAGGCGACCCACATCCTGGACATGCCGCTGCGCCGGCTCACCAAGTTCAGCCGGATCGAGCTGGAGACCGAGCGGGACGAGCTGCAGCGGACCATCGCCGAGCTGACCGCCTTGCTGGACGACGAGGCGATGCTGCGGCAGACCGTCTCCGACGAGCTGGCCGAGGTGGCCAAGAGGTTCGCCACCCCGCGTCGCACTGTGCTGCTGGAGTCGGCCGGCCAGCCGACTGCGGCCGCGGCGGCGACGCCGCTCGAGGTGCCGGACGACCCGTGCTGGGTGCTGCTGTCGTCGTCCGGCCTGCTGGCCCGGACCACGACCGACGGCCCGCTGCCCCCAGCCGGGCCCAGGGCCAACCACGACGTCGTGACCTCGATCGTGCGGGCCACTGCCCGCGGGGAGGTCGGGCTGGTCACCTCCGGCGGCCGGCTGGTGCGGCTGTCGGTGCTCGACCTCCCGGCGCTGGCGCAGACCTCGGCGGCGCCGACCCTCGCCGGTGGGGTCCCGCTCGGCGCGCTGCTCGACCTCGGCGCCGGCGAGAAGGCGCTGTGCCTGGCCACCCTCGACCCCGAGTCGACCGGCCTGGCGCTCGGCACCGAGCGGGGTGTCGTCAAGCGGGTGCTGCCCGACTACCCGTCCAACCGCGACGGCTTCGAGGTGATCCGGCTCGACGACGGCGACCAGGTGGTCGGCGCGGTCGAGCTGGTCACCGGCGAGGAGGAGCTCGTCTTCGTCAGCTCCGACGCCCAGCTGCTGCACTTCCCGGCGTCCGTGGTGCGGCCCCAGGGCCGCCCGGCCGGCGGCATGGCCGGCATCCGGCTGGCCGACGGGCAGCGGGCCGTGTTCTTCGGGGCCGTCGCCCCCGGCGTCGACGCGCAGGTCGTGACCATCGCCGGGTCGTCCGACGCGCTGCCCGGCACCGAGGCCGGCGCCGGCAAGGTGACGCCGTACGACCTGTACCCGGGCAAGGGCCGTGGCACCGGCGGGGTCCGCTGCCAGCGGTTCCTGCGCGGGGAGGACACGTTGCTGCTGGCTCACGTCGGTCCCGCGCCGGCGCGGGCGGCCACCGCCGCCGGGACCCCGGCCGACCTGCCCGGGCCCGACCCGCGGCGGGACGGCTCCGGAACCGCGCTGGCCCAGCCGGTGGCCGCCGTGGCCGGCCCGCTGTCGGCCGCGCCCGCTGGGTCCGGCGGGTGA